The following are encoded together in the Equus quagga isolate Etosha38 chromosome 15, UCLA_HA_Equagga_1.0, whole genome shotgun sequence genome:
- the YDJC gene encoding carbohydrate deacetylase isoform X2 — translation MVMGGRCRATRGPVGGENKGEVQPRQGVCVGAGPRAASRGGAWTVQPNPLGAEPPAEAPMARPRVRLVVTADDFGYCPRRDEGIVEAFLAGAVTSVSLLVNGAAAESAAELARRHHIPTGLHANLSEGRPVGPARHSTSSLLSPEGFFLGKMGFREAVAAGDVDLPQVREELEAQLSRFRELLGSDPTHVDGHQHVHVLPGARVPGVRRGAAGLRGALHTAAAGARRRRLHLARGPRSRLRLRGGARRSGRRGPLLPPRPKVRPPTHPLPSARPRSQCVPLAIHLASCVCFSASTGVRRRSRRLYPGSILPPV, via the exons ATGGTGATGGGGGGTCGCTGCAGGGCCACGCGGGGACCTGTAGGTGGCGAGAACAAAGGCGAGGTGCAGCCGCGTCAGGGCGTGTGCGtcggggcggggcctcgggcTGCGTCCCGCGGCGGGGCCTGGACTGTTCAGCCCAATCCCCTTGGTGCCGAGCCACCCGCCGAGGCACCCATGGCCCGGCCGCGGGTGCGGCTGGTCGTCACCGCGGACGACTTTGGTTACTGCCCGCGGCGCGATGAGGGCATCGTAGAGGCCTTCCTGGCGGGGGCTGTGACCAGCGTGTCCCTGCTGGTCAACGGCGCGGCCGCGGAGAGCGCGGCGGAGCTGGCCCGCAG GCACCACATCCCCACGGGCCTCCACGCCAACCTGTCCGAGGGCCGCCCGGTGGGTCCAGCCCGCCACAGCACCTCGTCGCTGCTCAGCCCCGAAGGCTTCTTCCTCGGCAAGATGGGGTTCCGGGAGGCAGTGGCGGCCGGAGACGTGGACTTGCCCCAG GTGCGGGAAGAGCTGGAGGCCCAGCTGAGCCGCTTCCGGGAATTACTGGGCAGTGACCCCACTCACGTGGACGGGCACCAGCACGTCCACGTGCTCCCAGGTGC GCGTGTGCCAGGTGTTCGCCGAGGCGCTGCAGGTCTGCGGGGTGCGCTTCACACGGCTGCCGCTGGAGCGCGGCGTCGGCGGCTGCACCTGGCTCGAGGCCCCCGCTCGCGCCTTCGCCTGCGCGGTGGAGCGCGACGCTCGGGCCGCCGTGGGCCCCTTCTCCCGCCACGGCCTAAGGTGAggccccccacccaccctctgccctctgcccggCCCAGGTCCCAGTGCGTCCCGCTGGCGATTCACCTGGCCAGCTGTGTCTGTTTCTCAGCCTCTACCGGGGTCAGGCGTCGATCGCGTCGCCTCTACCCCGGATCCATCCTGCCCCCAGTCTAG
- the YDJC gene encoding carbohydrate deacetylase isoform X1: MVMGGRCRATRGPVGGENKGEVQPRQGVCVGAGPRAASRGGAWTVQPNPLGAEPPAEAPMARPRVRLVVTADDFGYCPRRDEGIVEAFLAGAVTSVSLLVNGAAAESAAELARRHHIPTGLHANLSEGRPVGPARHSTSSLLSPEGFFLGKMGFREAVAAGDVDLPQVREELEAQLSRFRELLGSDPTHVDGHQHVHVLPGVCQVFAEALQVCGVRFTRLPLERGVGGCTWLEAPARAFACAVERDARAAVGPFSRHGLRWTDAFVGLSTCGRHMSAHRVSGALARVLEGIPTGHTLTAELMAHPGYPSVPPTGGCGEGPDAFSCSWERLHELRVLTTPTLWARLAQDGVQLCALLDLDSKRPGQGVPGEATLETFLEPSPPSP, encoded by the exons ATGGTGATGGGGGGTCGCTGCAGGGCCACGCGGGGACCTGTAGGTGGCGAGAACAAAGGCGAGGTGCAGCCGCGTCAGGGCGTGTGCGtcggggcggggcctcgggcTGCGTCCCGCGGCGGGGCCTGGACTGTTCAGCCCAATCCCCTTGGTGCCGAGCCACCCGCCGAGGCACCCATGGCCCGGCCGCGGGTGCGGCTGGTCGTCACCGCGGACGACTTTGGTTACTGCCCGCGGCGCGATGAGGGCATCGTAGAGGCCTTCCTGGCGGGGGCTGTGACCAGCGTGTCCCTGCTGGTCAACGGCGCGGCCGCGGAGAGCGCGGCGGAGCTGGCCCGCAG GCACCACATCCCCACGGGCCTCCACGCCAACCTGTCCGAGGGCCGCCCGGTGGGTCCAGCCCGCCACAGCACCTCGTCGCTGCTCAGCCCCGAAGGCTTCTTCCTCGGCAAGATGGGGTTCCGGGAGGCAGTGGCGGCCGGAGACGTGGACTTGCCCCAG GTGCGGGAAGAGCTGGAGGCCCAGCTGAGCCGCTTCCGGGAATTACTGGGCAGTGACCCCACTCACGTGGACGGGCACCAGCACGTCCACGTGCTCCCAG GCGTGTGCCAGGTGTTCGCCGAGGCGCTGCAGGTCTGCGGGGTGCGCTTCACACGGCTGCCGCTGGAGCGCGGCGTCGGCGGCTGCACCTGGCTCGAGGCCCCCGCTCGCGCCTTCGCCTGCGCGGTGGAGCGCGACGCTCGGGCCGCCGTGGGCCCCTTCTCCCGCCACGGCCTAAG GTGGACTGATGCCTTCGTGGGCCTGAGCACCTGCGGCCGGCACATGTCTGCTCACCGCGTGTCAGGGGCGCTGGCTCGGGTCCTAGAAGGTATACCCACAGGCCACACGCTGACAGCCGAGCTGATGGCCCACCCTGGCTACCCCAGTGTGCCTCCAACCGGGGGCTGTGGTGAGGGCCCCGACGCTTTTTCCTGCTCCTGGGAGCGGCTGCATGAGCTGCGTGTCCTCACCACGCCCACACTGTGGGCTCGGCTTGCCCAGGATGGCGTGCAGCTGTGCGCCCTCCTCGACCTAGACTCCAAGAGACCCGGGCAGGGCGTCCCTGGTGAAGCCACTCTGGAAACCTTCCTggagccctccccaccctcaccctga